A window from Verrucomicrobiia bacterium encodes these proteins:
- a CDS encoding YbaK/EbsC family protein, with the protein MGIPARLIDFLDESKVRYEILHHPEAFTSHELAAIEHVKGKDRAKVVMVRTDAEIVMAVLPTDRRIDLEKLGAITGRPTTKAAEAEFKPLFPDCAIGTMPPFGHLYGVATYLDRSFAEADKVVFEAGTHSDAIKMKYADYELLAKPIVAGFAVKLNAG; encoded by the coding sequence ATGGGAATACCGGCCCGGTTGATTGATTTTTTAGATGAGAGCAAAGTCCGTTACGAGATTTTGCATCACCCTGAGGCATTCACATCGCACGAATTGGCGGCAATCGAACACGTGAAGGGAAAAGACCGCGCCAAGGTGGTGATGGTCCGGACGGATGCGGAAATCGTCATGGCGGTGCTGCCGACGGACCGTCGTATCGACCTGGAAAAACTCGGTGCAATTACGGGTCGACCGACGACGAAGGCAGCGGAGGCGGAGTTCAAGCCGCTGTTTCCCGATTGCGCCATTGGCACGATGCCACCCTTTGGCCATTTATATGGCGTCGCGACTTATTTGGATCGGAGTTTCGCCGAAGCCGACAAGGTGGTGTTTGAGGCGGGTACGCACAGCGATGCGATCAAAATGAAATACGCGGATTACGAACTGCTCGCGAAGCCGATCGTCGCGGGCTTCGCGGTGAAGTTGAACGCCGGCTAA
- a CDS encoding MlaD family protein, whose protein sequence is MAIQDLTPQLRTRLQRVEKIVGFFVIFAALVLVVGFAYYLYHTAERKGWFIPKCPYFTFVQSAEGLKIGDPIVLMGFDVGKITVITAQSPAEHQVYVGIEVRKPYYGYIWTDSVVRVTAIGLLGGRGLEITPGVMGAPTVYEQGDVISELLIDGHKVPFTQAPKGVYLTAAEEPALSDRAQRLVGTVEQALPNILGLTNQLYTVLTNTAQLTANANQMVTNLTVITANLRDPHGSFGEWLIPGDLHTSVNTNLAAIAASLNDTILNLAAITSNLNAQVESNDKILTRISSLVVDTDNLVQGLKKHWLLRGVFQKMSSQTNAPPSTTPAVRPAEEKK, encoded by the coding sequence CTGGTAGTGGGCTTTGCGTATTACCTCTATCACACCGCGGAACGCAAAGGCTGGTTCATCCCGAAGTGTCCGTACTTTACCTTTGTGCAAAGCGCCGAGGGGTTAAAAATCGGCGACCCCATCGTGCTTATGGGGTTTGACGTTGGCAAGATCACCGTCATCACAGCGCAATCACCCGCCGAGCATCAGGTCTACGTTGGCATAGAGGTGCGCAAGCCATATTACGGGTACATCTGGACGGACTCGGTGGTGCGCGTCACGGCAATTGGACTGCTGGGCGGTCGCGGTTTGGAAATCACGCCGGGTGTAATGGGCGCACCGACGGTCTACGAGCAGGGCGATGTCATCAGCGAGTTGTTAATCGACGGCCATAAGGTGCCATTTACCCAGGCTCCCAAAGGTGTCTATTTGACCGCCGCTGAAGAGCCGGCCCTCAGCGATCGCGCGCAGCGACTGGTCGGCACGGTCGAGCAGGCACTGCCCAATATTCTCGGCCTGACCAACCAGCTTTACACGGTGTTGACGAACACCGCGCAGCTTACAGCCAACGCAAACCAGATGGTCACCAATCTTACCGTCATCACAGCGAACCTACGCGACCCGCACGGATCATTCGGCGAATGGCTCATTCCGGGCGACCTGCATACGAGCGTGAACACGAACCTCGCCGCCATCGCCGCGAGCCTGAACGACACGATCTTGAACCTCGCCGCCATCACCAGCAACCTCAACGCCCAAGTCGAGTCGAATGACAAAATCCTCACGCGCATCTCCAGCCTCGTTGTGGACACCGACAACCTCGTGCAGGGATTGAAGAAACACTGGCTCCTGCGCGGCGTCTTCCAGAAGATGAGCAGTCAGACGAATGCGCCGCCGTCAACGACGCCGGCAGTGCGACCGGCGGAGGAAAAAAAGTGA
- a CDS encoding tetratricopeptide repeat protein, with product HFLNALLVFGVARRALGDNTTSAGGGPNQRLWVAYAVAVLWMLHPLVTESVTYVLQRTELLMALFLLLTLYCFIRGTESPRKMVWFGAAIMACTLGMGTKEVMVMTPLLVLAYDSIFVARSWRAALRERRELYAGLAASWLVLASLLLTTNLKAKSGLTVDVLSPWNYFKMQWTVVAHYLRLSVWPQGLVLDYSDWPRETTLASGLPAAGLLAALFAGTVWAIRRRWWWGFWGAWFFLLLAPTSSFLPLPTEPATERRMYLPLMAVMAVALGGGDQLCRNLWTRFGWPVRVFPWLQAGAMTALALALGIATVQRNGQYQSAESIWADVVAKRPDSLRGHTNLGQALLTDGRAKESIPHFIDALHIDPNEPIARCNLGSALAMIGATNRGIAELQETLQHTPNYAPAHVALADIFVGQGNQRAALEHYAAALDINPDEQVARFNLAQLLTRMGQREGAIAQFTEVLRLDPRNATAHYNLANLLAENGSETEAISHYVAAARFDPHNARSQINLGNLFLKLGRTDDAVAAYTDALRTDPNAFKAHNNLAVILAGRGDLVHAIEHFREAARLQPDAPEVHSELAEVLDRQGLHEEAQRELAQAQRLRAASGQP from the coding sequence CATTTCCTCAACGCGCTGTTGGTGTTCGGGGTCGCGCGCCGGGCATTGGGGGACAACACAACATCCGCTGGGGGTGGACCGAACCAGAGGTTGTGGGTCGCGTATGCCGTGGCGGTTCTGTGGATGCTGCATCCGTTGGTCACTGAGAGCGTGACGTATGTGCTGCAGCGGACCGAACTGTTGATGGCGCTGTTTCTTTTGTTGACCCTGTACTGTTTCATTCGCGGGACCGAGTCCCCACGCAAGATGGTCTGGTTCGGTGCGGCGATCATGGCCTGTACGCTTGGGATGGGCACGAAGGAGGTTATGGTGATGACCCCGCTGCTCGTCCTCGCCTACGATTCCATTTTTGTGGCTCGCTCGTGGCGCGCCGCCTTGCGTGAGCGTCGGGAACTGTACGCAGGCCTGGCCGCGAGTTGGCTCGTGCTCGCGTCGCTGCTGCTGACGACCAACTTGAAGGCAAAATCCGGTCTCACGGTGGACGTCTTGTCGCCCTGGAACTATTTCAAGATGCAATGGACCGTGGTGGCGCATTACTTGCGGCTGTCGGTGTGGCCGCAGGGGTTGGTGCTGGATTATTCGGACTGGCCCCGGGAAACGACCCTGGCAAGTGGCCTACCCGCTGCGGGACTATTGGCGGCACTGTTCGCCGGTACCGTGTGGGCAATCCGCCGCCGTTGGTGGTGGGGATTTTGGGGCGCGTGGTTCTTCCTCCTGCTGGCGCCGACGTCCAGTTTCTTGCCTTTGCCGACGGAGCCCGCCACCGAGCGGAGAATGTACCTGCCCCTGATGGCGGTCATGGCCGTCGCACTGGGAGGAGGAGATCAACTTTGCCGTAACCTCTGGACCCGATTCGGTTGGCCCGTCCGCGTCTTCCCGTGGCTACAAGCCGGCGCGATGACAGCATTGGCGCTCGCGCTTGGAATCGCCACAGTTCAAAGAAACGGCCAGTATCAAAGCGCGGAATCCATCTGGGCTGATGTGGTCGCCAAGCGCCCGGACAGCTTGCGCGGTCATACCAACCTTGGCCAGGCCTTGTTGACCGACGGCCGGGCGAAGGAGTCGATTCCCCATTTTATCGACGCCTTGCACATCGATCCGAACGAGCCGATTGCGCGGTGCAATCTGGGGAGTGCGCTGGCGATGATTGGCGCGACAAATCGGGGCATCGCTGAATTGCAGGAGACGCTTCAACATACCCCCAATTACGCCCCCGCTCATGTGGCTCTGGCTGATATTTTTGTGGGTCAGGGCAATCAGCGGGCTGCATTGGAGCATTATGCGGCCGCACTCGATATCAATCCGGACGAGCAGGTCGCGCGCTTCAACCTGGCCCAATTGCTCACCCGCATGGGCCAGCGCGAAGGGGCCATCGCGCAGTTCACCGAAGTGCTGCGGCTCGACCCGAGGAACGCGACCGCCCACTACAACCTCGCCAATCTACTGGCCGAGAACGGCAGTGAGACCGAGGCCATCTCACACTACGTCGCGGCGGCGCGGTTTGATCCCCACAACGCGCGCAGCCAGATCAATCTCGGCAATCTGTTCCTGAAGTTGGGACGCACGGATGATGCCGTCGCCGCCTACACGGACGCGTTGCGCACGGACCCAAATGCGTTCAAGGCCCACAATAACCTCGCCGTGATCCTCGCTGGCCGCGGGGACCTGGTCCACGCCATCGAGCATTTCCGTGAGGCGGCCCGCCTCCAGCCGGACGCCCCCGAGGTGCATAGCGAACTGGCTGAAGTTTTGGACAGGCAGGGACTGCATGAGGAGGCCCAGCGCGAGCTTGCCCAAGCGCAAAGACTCCGCGCTGCGAGCGGCCAGCCGTGA
- a CDS encoding CAAX prenyl protease-related protein produces the protein MMKSKVWLPYVVPMGIYMAFLLVQTNANLLWLYPAKVVAVAAALIYFRKDYEELRSGFSLLAVVVGLVAIAIWIGIDPFYPKYGSGAAFDPTTISSLAQRNMFLAFRVVGAVIVVPVMEELFWRAFLIRWLVNEDFKSVPVGTFTGLSFAVTVAMFGAEHYQWLAGLICGALYNWLYYKRKDVFACVIAHAVSNAVLAAWVLARGDWKFW, from the coding sequence ATGATGAAATCCAAAGTGTGGCTTCCGTATGTCGTACCGATGGGGATTTACATGGCGTTCCTGCTGGTGCAGACGAACGCGAATTTGTTGTGGCTGTATCCAGCGAAGGTCGTCGCGGTAGCGGCGGCGCTGATTTACTTTCGCAAGGACTACGAGGAATTGCGATCGGGGTTCTCCCTGCTGGCGGTGGTCGTCGGGCTCGTGGCGATTGCGATCTGGATTGGGATCGATCCGTTTTATCCGAAGTACGGCAGCGGGGCGGCGTTCGATCCGACGACGATCTCATCGCTGGCGCAGCGGAACATGTTCCTCGCGTTTCGCGTTGTCGGCGCAGTGATCGTGGTGCCGGTGATGGAAGAATTGTTCTGGCGCGCGTTCCTGATTCGCTGGCTGGTGAACGAGGACTTCAAGAGCGTGCCGGTCGGCACGTTCACCGGACTATCGTTCGCGGTGACCGTGGCGATGTTCGGCGCGGAGCATTACCAGTGGCTGGCCGGGTTGATTTGCGGGGCGCTGTACAATTGGCTGTACTACAAACGCAAGGATGTGTTCGCGTGTGTCATTGCCCACGCGGTGAGCAACGCAGTGCTGGCAGCCTGGGTCCTTGCTCGCGGCGATTGGAAATTCTGGTGA